Proteins co-encoded in one Anguilla anguilla isolate fAngAng1 chromosome 16, fAngAng1.pri, whole genome shotgun sequence genomic window:
- the LOC118215754 gene encoding cleavage stimulation factor subunit 3, translating to MSVEGTPDQAAEYIPEKVKKAEKKLEENPYDLDAWSILIREAQNQPIDKARKTYERLVAQFPSSGRFWKLYIEAEIKAKNYDKVEKLFQRCLMKVLHIDLWKCYLSYVRETKGKLPSYKEKMAQAYDFALDKIGMEIMSYQIWVDYINFLKGVEAVGSYAENQRITAVRRVYQRGCVNPMINIEQLWRDYSKYEEGINVHLAKKMIEDRSRDYMNARRVAKEYETVMKGLDRNAPSVPPQNSPQEAQQVEMWKKYIQWEKSNPLRTEDQTLITKRVMFAYEQCLLVLGHHPDVWYEAAQYLEQSSKLLAEKGDMNNAKLFSDEAANIYERAIGTLLKKNMLLYFSFADYEESRMKHEKVHSVYNRLLAMDDIDPTLVYIQYMKFARRAEGIKSGRTIFKKAREDMRTRHHVYVSAALMEYYCSKDKSVAFKIFELGLKKYGDIPEYILAYIDYLSHLNEDNNTRVLFERVLTSGSLSPDKSGEIWARFLAFESNIGDLASILKVERRRFTAFREEYEGKETALLVDRYKFMDLYPCSSSELKALGYKDVSRAKLAALIPETVVTPSAPAQKDEADRKPEYPKPDTNQMIPFQPRHLAPPGLHPVPGGVFPVPPAAVILMKLLPPPTCFTGPFVQVDELLESFRRCTLPESVDLAVELITGRQPELASEGNGPLDHGAIIGKSLKRPNADSDEEEEKGAVAPPVHDIYRARQQKRIR from the exons ATGTCTGTGGAGGGAACGCCGGATCAG GCTGCAGAGTACATCCCAGAGAAGGTGAAGAAGGCCGAGAAGAAGCTGGAAGAGAACCCTTATGACCTTGACGCTTGGAGCATTCTGATTCGAGAAGCACAG AACCAACCTATAGACAAAGCGAGGAAGACTTACGAGCGACTTGTCGCCCAGTTCCCAAGTTCTGGCAGATTCTGGAAGCTATACATTGAAGCCGAG ATCAAGGCaaaaaattatgacaaagttGAAAAG CTGTTTCAGAGGTGCCTGATGAAGGTGCTGCACATCGACCTGTGGAAGTGCTACCTGTCCTACGTGCGGGAGACCAAAGGCAAGCTGCCCAGCTACAA AGAGAAAATGGCGCAGGCCTACGATTTCGCCTTGGACAAAATCGGGATGGAGATCATGTCGTATCAG ATATGGGTGGACTACATCAACTTCCTCAAAGGAGT CGAGGCGGTGGGCTCGTACGCGGAGAACCAGCGCATCACGGCCGTCCGCCGGGTCTACCAGAGAGGCTGCGTGAACCCCATGATCAACATCGAGCAGCTCTGGAGGGACTACAGCAAGTATGAGGAG GGCATCAACGTTCACCTGGCGAAGAAGATGATCGAGGACCGCAGCAGAGACTACATGAACGCCCGGAGGGTGGCGAAG GAGTACGAGACGGTGATGAAGGGCCTGGACAGGAACGCCCCGTCGGTGCCCCCCCAGAACTCCCCCCAGGAGGCCCAGCAGGTGGAGATGTGGAAGAAGTACATCCAGTGGGAGAAGAGCAACCCGCTGCGGACGGAGGACCAGACGCTCATCACCAAGAGGG TCATGTTTGCGTACGAGCAGTGCCTCCTGGTGCTGGGGCACCATCCGGACGTCTGGTACGAGGCGGCGCAGTACCTGGAGCAGTCCAGCAAGCTGCTGGCGGAGAAGGGG GACATGAACAACGCCAAGCTGTTCAGCGACGAGGCGGCCAACATCTACGAGCGCGCCATCGGCACCCTCCTGAAGAAGAACATGCTGCTCTACTTCTCCTTCGCCGACTACGAGGAG AGTCGGATGAAGCACGAGAAGGTGCACAGCGTATACAATCGGCTCCTGGCGATGGACGACATCGACCCCACGCTG GTTTACATCCAGTACATGAAGTTCGCAAGGCGGGCGGAGGGGATCAAGTCGGGCCGGACGATCTTCAAGAAGGCCCGCGAGGACATGCGCACGCGGCACCACGTCTACGTCTCGGCCGCCCTGATGGAGTACTACTGCAGCAAG gataAGTCGGTGGCCTTTAAGATATTTGAACTCGGACTGAAGAAATATGGCGACATACCGGAGTATATCCTTGCGTATATTGATTACCTCTCTCACCTCAATG AGGACAATAACACCAGGGTTCTGTTCGAGAGAGTGTTGACATCGGGAAGCTTGTCCCCTGACAAATCCGG AGAGATCTGGGCCCGGTTCCTGGCCTTCGAGAGCAACATCGGGGACCTGGCCAGCATCCTGAAGGTGGAGCGGCGGCGGTTCACGGCCTTCAGGGAGGAGTACGAGGGGAAGGAGACGGCCCTGCTGGTGGACAGATACAAGTTCATGGACCTGTACCCCTGCTCTTCCAGTGAGCTCAAAGCTCTGGGCTACAAG GACGTGTCCCGTGCCAAACTGGCGGCTCTGATCCCCGAGACGGTGGTGACCCCCTCGGCGCCCGCGCAGAAGGACGAGGCCGACCGGAAACCCGAGTACCCCAAACCCGACACCAACCAGATGATCCCCTTCCAGCCCCGCCACCTGGCTC ctccaggaTTGCACCCCGTTCCGGGAGGGGTGTTCCCAGTGCCCCCCGCTGCCGTCATTCTCATGAAGCTGCTGCCCCCGCCAACCTGTTTCACG GGCCCGTTTGTTCAGGTGGACGAGCTGCTGGAGTCTTTCAGAAGGTGTACACTTCCAGAAA gtgtggacCTCGCGGTGGAGCTGATCACGGGTCGGCAGCCGGAGCTGGCCAGCGAGGGAAACGGACCCCTGGATCACGGCGCCATCATCGGCAAGTCGCTGAAGAGGCCCAACGCCGACtcggacgaggaggaggaaaagggggCGGTGGCGCCCCCCGTGCACGACATCTACAGGGCCCGCCAGCAGAAGAGGATCcggtga